One Dermacentor andersoni chromosome 6, qqDerAnde1_hic_scaffold, whole genome shotgun sequence genomic window carries:
- the LOC126523056 gene encoding gastric triacylglycerol lipase-like, which translates to MHKITLPLLLSIWFACASLGHSNMFNPKVIKDEEKNVSQLIAGFGYPVEEYIVMTEDSYDIMIQRIPHGRLQKPGPWERKPVAFLMTGLLSSSADFVVNMPDQSLGFILADHGFDVWLGNVRGNCYSKHLSLKRSQKKFWDFSFDEMIQYDLPAQIDMILSETKMNSLLYVGWSQGTMIMFGLLATKPHYNEKVRLFNAMAPAAFIGHMKSSVKRAVPFGAFLKSVFQMALNGAFLAKATSISKQLRKEVCGSYWQGVTCKSSFKFFNGGFPIEMNMTRFPVYMANNPAGSSVRNMYHFAQIIKTNRFQKFDWGLLKNKIKYGQVKPPQYDLSKVTAPVALYWSEGDVLACPDDVRHLKRLLPNVVLCYKVPVPGFTHVDFAWSIKAKNHLYKTILHMMIKYSQMQPPVPHPLEGITDGVLQENRKLGESLTIKG; encoded by the exons ATGCACAAAATAACCTTACCATTGCTTCTTTCAATCTGGTTTGCCTGTGCTTCGCTAGGACACAGCAACATGTTTAATCCTAAGGTAATCAAAGACGAAGAGAAAAATGTG TCCCAGCTAATTGCAGGCTTTGGTTATCCCGTGGAAGAATACATTGTTATGACCGAAGACTCGTACGACATCATGATACAAAGGATACCACACGGACGCCTACAGAAACCGGGACCGTGGGAACGAAAACCTGTCGCCTTTCTGATGACTGGGCTTCTAAGTAGCAGTGCAGACTTCGTCGTAAATATGCCAGATCAGAGCCTAG GATTCATCTTGGCGGACCACGGCTTTGATGTGTGGTTGGGCAACGTAAGAGGCAACTGCTACTCAAAGCACCTCAGCCTGAAAAGATCGCAGAAGAAGTTCTGGGATTTCAG CTTCGACGAAATGATCCAGTACGATCTGCCGGCACAAATAGACATGATCTTGTCCGAGACGAAGATGAATTCGCTGCTCTACGTTGGGTGGTCTCAAGGGACCATGATAATGTTCGGCTTGCTTGCGACGAAACCGCATTACAACGAGAAG GTCCGTCTGTTCAACGCCATGGCACCTGCAGCCTTCATAGGTCACATGAAGTCGAGCGTCAAGCGTGCGGTGCCCTTTGGAGCGTTCTTAAAG AGTGTTTTTCAGATGGCGTTAAACGGTGCTTTCTTAGCGAAAGCCACCAGTATCAGCAAGCAATTAAGGAAGGAAGTCTGCGGAAGCTATTGGCAAGGCGTAACTTGCAAATCATCTTTCAAGTTTTTCAATGGAGGATTTCCAATAGAAATGAACATG ACTAGGTTCCCAGTTTACATGGCTAATAACCCCGCTGGATCTTCGGTACGCAACATGTATCATTTCGCACAG ATAATAAAGACCAATCGATTTCAAAAATTCGATTGGGGTTTACTGAAGAACAAGATAAAATATGGTCAG GTAAAACCGCCTCAGTACGACCTCAGCAAAGTCACAGCACCAGTGGCCCTCTACTGGAGCGAAGGAGACGTCCTGGCCTGTCCAGACGACGTGAGACACCTCAAAAGGCTGCTGCCCAACGTGGTGCTCTGCTACAAGGTGCCCGTGCCGGGCTTCACGCACGTTGACTTTGCGTGGAGCATCAAAGCCAAGAACCACCTCTACAAGACTATTCTGCACATGATGATCAAGTACTCCCAGATGCAACCACCTGTCCCCCATCCCCTAGAGGGCATCACTGATGGAGTGTTGCAAGAGAACCGAAAGCTGGGCGAGTCGCTAACTATTAAAGGTTAA